The following proteins come from a genomic window of Malus domestica chromosome 02, GDT2T_hap1:
- the LOC103402642 gene encoding methylesterase 10, which yields MFALLSHKLLSRNMQNAKHFVLVHGSCLGAWCWYKLVALLRHAGHRVTALDLGGSGIHSNQIHEVTSIWDYVQPLMEFLGSIPEDEKVILVGHSYGGLPISLAMEMFPQKISVAVFVTAYLPHYTFPPGVLIQEFLKRTSAESLLDCQFTFGQNNPENQLTSVLFGSQYMAAKLYQHCKPEDLELAKMLIRPSGMFLEDMNKEGLLTEAKFGSVTRVFVVCEEDEVMKEEFQRWMIENSPNAEVRLIREAGHMVMLTKPIELCQCLCEVAMKTP from the exons ATGTTCGCACTGCTTTCTCATAAGCTACTATCAAGGAATATGCAGAATGCAAAGCACTTCGTTTTGGTTCACGGCAGTTGCCTCGGAGCATGGTGTTGGTACAAGCTTGTTGCCCTACTCCGACATGCTGGCCACCGCGTCACCGCGTTGGACCTCGGTGGTTCTGGGATCCATTCCAACCAGATTCACGAGGTCACTTCCATTTGGGATTATGTCCAGCCATTGATGGAGTTCTTGGGTTCTATTCCTGAAGATGAGAAGGTGATATTGGTAGGTCATAGTTATGGCGGCCTTCCTATATCTTTAGCCATGGAGATGTTTCCTCAGAAGATTTCGGTTGCTGTTTTTGTCACAGCCTATTTGCCTCATTACACTTTCCCCCCCGGAGTCCTCATACAAGAA TTCTTGAAAAGGACCTCGGCGGAGTCGTTATTGGATTGCCAGTTCACATTTGGACAAAATAACCCGGAAAATCAGTTGACTTCAGTTCTGTTTGGTTCACAATATATGGCAGCCAAATTGTACCAGCACTGCAAACCAGAG GATCTGGAATTAGCTAAAATGTTGATAAGGCCATCTGGGATGTTCTTGGAAGACATGAACAAGGAAGGGTTGCTTACAGAAGCGAAATTCGGGTCGGTAACTAGGGTTTTTGTAGTGTGTGAAGAAGATGAGGTGATGAAAGAAGAATTTCAACGGTGGATGATTGAGAATAGTCCGAATGCAGAAGTGAGATTGATTAGAGAAGCTGGCCATATGGTCATGCTAACAAAGCCTATAGAACTTTGCCAATGCTTATGTGAAGTGGCTATGAAAACACCATAA
- the LOC139191163 gene encoding secreted RxLR effector protein 161-like: MVVRTLDAKRDPFRPKKDEEEILEPEVPYLSAIGALLYMAQCTTPDISFVVNLYARYSNAPTRRHWNGVKDIFRYLKGTTDLGLFYTRESSNVAAPYGTWIDSHLIGFTDARYLSDPHKARSQTSYVFTVGDTAIFWRSTKQTLVATSSNHTEIFALHEASRECFWLKEVMRHIQSTSGLTSVVDLPTTIFEDNATCIEQLEKGYIKGDNTKHIAPKFFYSHHH, encoded by the coding sequence atggtcgttcggactctagatgctaaacgagatccattccgtccaaaGAAGGacgaggaagagattttggaacccgaagttccttacctaagtgcaattggggctttattgtacATGGCTCAGTGCACTACACCTGACATCTCTTTCGTTGTGAATCTATACgctagatacagcaatgcgcccacacgtaggcactggaatggtgttaaagacattttccgctacctcaagggtactacggatttgggcttgttttatACCCGTGAATCTTCAAATGTTGCCGCCCCCTATGGTACTTGGATTGATTCTCACCTTATTGGTTTCACAGATGCTAGATATTTGTCTGACCCACATAAAGCACGTTCTCAAAcgagttatgtctttaccgttggagacaccgctatattctggaggtctaccaagcaaacgctagttgcgacttcgtctaaccataCTGAGATTTTTGCCCTACATGAAGCATCGcgtgagtgcttttggttgaaAGAAGTTATGAGACACATTcaaagcactagtggtcttacatcagttgttgaccttcctacgacgatctttgaagacaatgcaacaTGTATTGAGCAGTTggagaagggatacatcaagggagacaacaccaagcatatagcgccgaagttcttttactcacaccaCCACTAa